In Cloacibacterium caeni, a single window of DNA contains:
- a CDS encoding BT0820 family HAD-type phosphatase codes for MLSSKKLAIDFDGTIVEDAYPSIGKPKIFAFETLKKLQSEGYRLILWTYRHGKSLEEAVEFCRKNGVEFYAVNSSFEGEIFDDETQSRKIDADLFIDDRNLGGFPGWGEIYNIITERIEFRVEGGEVLAYSKMKKEKKRGLFW; via the coding sequence ATGTTAAGTAGTAAAAAATTAGCTATAGACTTTGATGGGACTATTGTAGAGGATGCTTATCCATCAATTGGAAAACCTAAAATTTTTGCTTTTGAAACCCTTAAAAAATTACAATCAGAAGGTTATAGATTAATTCTTTGGACTTATAGACATGGCAAGTCTTTAGAAGAAGCGGTAGAATTTTGTAGAAAAAATGGAGTAGAATTTTACGCCGTAAACTCTAGTTTCGAAGGTGAAATCTTTGATGATGAAACTCAATCCAGAAAAATAGATGCAGATTTATTTATAGATGATAGAAATTTAGGCGGTTTTCCTGGTTGGGGAGAAATCTATAATATCATCACCGAAAGAATAGAATTCAGAGTAGAAGGAGGCGAGGTTTTAGCTTATTCTAAAATGAAAAAAGAAAAGAAAAGAGGTTTATTTTGGTAA
- a CDS encoding four helix bundle protein, whose protein sequence is MQNNNLLDRTFKFGVNCIIFLRTLPHDFEYNVIKLQLTKSSTSIGANYEESQAGSSKADFKNKVRISLREARESNYWLRVIKALERSENEQLESLIQESKELKNILASIINNTKL, encoded by the coding sequence ATGCAAAATAATAATCTGTTAGATAGAACTTTTAAATTTGGGGTAAACTGCATTATTTTCTTAAGAACTTTACCTCATGATTTTGAATATAATGTAATAAAATTACAGTTAACAAAATCGTCAACTTCAATTGGTGCTAATTATGAAGAATCACAAGCTGGATCTTCTAAAGCTGATTTTAAAAATAAAGTAAGAATATCTCTTCGAGAAGCTAGAGAGTCCAATTATTGGTTAAGAGTAATTAAAGCTTTAGAAAGGTCAGAAAATGAACAGTTAGAATCTCTTATACAGGAGAGTAAAGAACTTAAAAATATTTTAGCTTCCATTATAAACAATACTAAACTATAA
- the map gene encoding type I methionyl aminopeptidase, whose translation MIILKTIEELHLMRESAQLVSKTLGMIAAEIKPGVTTLHLDKLAHDFIKDHGGEPAFLGMYGFPNSLCISPNEEVVHGIPKDIPLEEGDILSVDCGVYMNGFYGDHAYSFEVGEVAPETKKLLQVTKESLYKGIEQCVRGKRIGDISNAIQTHCEKHGYGVVRELVGHGLGRTMHEDPQVPNYGRKGSGKVIKDGLVVAIEPMVNLGTHQVKFHKDGWTVTSLDKTPSAHFEHDVAVINGKPVLLSTFKYIYEALGITSNEEELFTMDF comes from the coding sequence ATGATTATACTTAAAACAATAGAAGAACTCCATTTAATGCGCGAAAGTGCACAGCTCGTTTCTAAAACTTTAGGAATGATTGCAGCAGAAATTAAGCCAGGAGTTACCACATTACATTTGGATAAATTAGCTCATGATTTTATTAAAGATCATGGCGGTGAACCTGCATTTTTAGGAATGTATGGTTTCCCCAATTCCCTGTGTATTTCTCCCAATGAAGAGGTAGTTCATGGGATTCCAAAAGATATTCCGTTGGAAGAAGGAGACATTCTTTCTGTAGATTGTGGGGTTTACATGAACGGTTTTTATGGTGACCATGCTTATTCATTCGAAGTAGGAGAAGTAGCTCCAGAAACCAAAAAATTACTTCAAGTAACCAAAGAATCACTTTACAAAGGAATAGAACAATGTGTTCGCGGAAAAAGAATAGGAGATATTTCAAACGCCATTCAGACGCACTGCGAAAAACATGGTTATGGAGTGGTAAGAGAATTGGTAGGTCACGGTTTGGGAAGAACCATGCACGAAGATCCTCAAGTTCCTAATTACGGAAGAAAAGGCAGCGGAAAAGTCATCAAAGATGGTCTAGTTGTCGCCATAGAACCTATGGTTAATTTGGGAACACATCAGGTAAAATTCCACAAAGATGGATGGACGGTGACTTCATTAGACAAAACACCTTCTGCACATTTTGAACATGATGTTGCAGTGATTAATGGAAAACCAGTTTTGCTTTCTACTTTTAAATATATTTACGAAGCACTAGGAATTACCAGTAATGAAGAAGAACTATTTACAATGGATTTTTAG
- a CDS encoding class I SAM-dependent methyltransferase — MKKLASFLLNKIPRPMLINLSIFLRPLIYLFFKGNKFTDPIDGKSYRKFLPYGYGKQRENALSPGTLSLERHRQMWLYLKNETDFFTQNYKVLHIAPEQEFLRKFKKMKNLDYTSADLFSPIVDVKADILDLTFEDESFDVIFCNHVLEHIIDDKKAMSELYRVMKKGGWGILQVPMKNSLGKTYEDFTITDPKERQKHFGQYDHVRWYGMDYFERLKSVGFSVDINFYSQKFSKEEQKRFGLNVTEILPVVRK; from the coding sequence ATGAAGAAACTCGCATCATTTTTATTGAATAAAATTCCAAGACCAATGCTTATCAACCTAAGCATTTTTCTTCGCCCTTTAATCTATCTTTTTTTCAAAGGAAATAAATTTACCGACCCGATTGACGGGAAATCCTACCGTAAGTTTTTACCTTATGGTTACGGAAAACAACGTGAAAATGCACTTTCTCCCGGAACTTTGAGTTTAGAGCGTCATCGTCAAATGTGGTTGTATCTAAAAAATGAAACCGATTTTTTTACTCAAAATTATAAAGTGCTTCACATTGCTCCAGAGCAAGAATTCTTGAGAAAATTCAAGAAAATGAAGAATTTAGATTATACTTCGGCAGATTTATTCTCACCAATTGTAGATGTAAAAGCAGACATTCTAGATTTGACTTTTGAAGATGAAAGTTTTGATGTCATTTTCTGTAATCACGTTCTAGAACATATTATAGACGACAAAAAAGCGATGAGTGAACTCTATAGAGTGATGAAAAAAGGAGGTTGGGGAATTCTGCAAGTTCCCATGAAAAATTCTCTAGGGAAAACTTACGAAGATTTTACCATAACAGACCCAAAAGAACGCCAAAAACATTTCGGGCAATACGATCATGTTCGTTGGTATGGAATGGATTATTTCGAAAGGTTAAAATCAGTAGGATTTTCAGTAGATATTAATTTCTATTCTCAAAAATTTTCTAAAGAAGAACAAAAAAGATTCGGATTAAACGTAACCGAAATTTTACCTGTGGTAAGAAAGTAA
- the era gene encoding GTPase Era, whose amino-acid sequence MHKAGFVNIVGKPNAGKSTLLNQLMGEKLAIVTQKAQTTRHRIFGIYNEEDLQIVFSDTPGVLEPKYELQEKMMDFVKDSLQDADVFLFIVDVNDKEEPNEFLVDKLNKIPVPVLILLNKIDISNQEAMLEKVEYWHSKIEKAEILPISALEGFNTDLILPKLKALLPENPPYYDKDQYTDKSERFFVNENIREKILLNYDKEIPYSVEVVTEMFKEKEGIIFIDSIIYVERDTQKGILIGHKGEAIKKVGTEARIDLEKFFDKKIHLNLFVKVKKDWRKNERDLKNFGYR is encoded by the coding sequence ATGCACAAAGCAGGATTTGTAAATATAGTTGGGAAACCAAACGCAGGAAAATCTACCTTGCTCAATCAATTGATGGGTGAGAAACTGGCGATTGTGACCCAAAAAGCACAGACAACAAGACACCGTATTTTCGGAATTTATAATGAAGAAGACCTACAAATCGTATTTTCTGATACTCCAGGAGTTCTAGAACCTAAATACGAATTGCAGGAAAAAATGATGGATTTTGTAAAAGATTCTTTACAAGATGCAGACGTTTTCTTGTTTATCGTAGATGTTAATGATAAAGAAGAACCGAATGAATTTTTGGTAGATAAACTGAACAAAATTCCAGTTCCAGTCCTTATTTTACTCAATAAAATAGACATTTCTAATCAAGAAGCGATGCTCGAAAAAGTAGAGTATTGGCATAGTAAAATTGAAAAAGCAGAAATTTTACCGATTTCGGCTTTAGAAGGTTTTAATACCGATTTAATTTTGCCAAAATTAAAAGCTTTATTGCCAGAAAATCCGCCTTATTACGACAAAGACCAATACACAGATAAATCTGAACGTTTCTTCGTAAATGAGAATATCAGAGAAAAAATCTTGTTGAATTACGATAAAGAAATTCCATATTCTGTAGAAGTGGTAACAGAAATGTTCAAAGAAAAAGAAGGAATTATCTTTATAGACTCTATTATTTACGTAGAAAGAGACACCCAAAAAGGAATTCTCATCGGTCACAAAGGTGAAGCCATCAAAAAAGTGGGAACCGAAGCCAGAATAGATTTGGAGAAATTTTTTGATAAGAAAATCCACCTTAATCTTTTTGTAAAAGTCAAAAAAGATTGGCGTAAAAACGAAAGAGACCTTAAGAATTTCGGTTACAGATAA
- a CDS encoding IS1380 family transposase, whose product MKFELSFTNKEITPWGGMVFLKQMLDKIGFREQIEKCESLPVSLSNNSYKKEVLLESFITSIWCGANRFLHTEITRADKALGEIFDWRKTPAQDAYKRYFGKFTQHINQQVGHHFFSWFFQNLNLNYFTLDIDSSVITRYGEQEGAKKGYNPKKKGRNSHHPIIAFVNDVKMVANFWLRSGNTSSANNFVGFLEETLLNFGDKKVGLVRLDSGFFQKDIMDYLELKTLQYIIAAKFTHPIQHLIDRQDFWIKVDEGIEICDKYYQAKNWEKPRRIVIVRQKIAQRPNAAGRILSLFPEDEIHRNYRYSAYITNQEQSATDVWRTYRNRGDAENRIKELKADFGAESFNLKGFFPTEAALIFSMIAYNLMSIFRLFVLQEKTQKTLSTLRYRTFAIGAYFEKVGDTLKLKIALTKKRRKWFVGIWDYPIDLSQKISTA is encoded by the coding sequence ATGAAATTCGAGCTATCCTTTACCAATAAAGAGATTACGCCTTGGGGAGGCATGGTGTTTTTAAAGCAAATGTTGGACAAAATCGGCTTTAGAGAGCAAATTGAAAAATGCGAATCTTTACCTGTGTCACTTTCCAATAATTCTTATAAAAAAGAAGTTTTGCTTGAATCTTTTATTACGAGTATTTGGTGTGGCGCCAATCGTTTTTTGCACACAGAAATTACCCGTGCAGATAAGGCTCTTGGGGAAATATTTGACTGGCGGAAAACCCCTGCTCAGGACGCATATAAACGCTATTTTGGCAAGTTTACACAACACATCAACCAGCAAGTTGGGCATCATTTTTTCAGTTGGTTTTTTCAGAATTTGAACCTCAATTATTTTACGTTAGACATTGATTCATCTGTAATTACTCGATACGGAGAGCAAGAGGGAGCAAAAAAAGGCTACAATCCTAAGAAAAAAGGAAGAAACAGCCATCATCCTATCATTGCATTTGTGAACGATGTAAAGATGGTCGCTAATTTTTGGCTCAGGAGCGGCAATACTTCTTCGGCAAATAATTTTGTAGGATTTTTAGAAGAAACACTCTTAAATTTTGGGGATAAGAAAGTAGGATTAGTTCGTTTGGATAGTGGTTTTTTCCAGAAAGACATTATGGATTATCTTGAATTAAAAACACTCCAATACATCATCGCTGCAAAATTTACTCACCCCATTCAACACTTGATAGACCGGCAAGATTTTTGGATAAAAGTTGATGAGGGCATCGAAATTTGCGACAAATATTATCAAGCAAAAAACTGGGAAAAGCCAAGAAGGATAGTCATTGTAAGGCAAAAAATAGCACAACGACCGAATGCGGCAGGCCGAATATTAAGCCTGTTTCCGGAAGATGAAATCCATAGAAATTATCGCTATTCAGCCTATATTACCAACCAAGAACAATCGGCAACAGATGTTTGGAGAACGTACCGAAACAGAGGCGATGCAGAGAATCGAATCAAGGAATTAAAGGCAGATTTTGGAGCCGAAAGTTTTAACCTTAAAGGCTTTTTCCCTACAGAAGCTGCACTTATATTTTCGATGATTGCTTATAATCTGATGTCAATTTTCAGACTGTTTGTTCTTCAGGAAAAAACGCAGAAAACATTATCTACACTACGATATAGAACCTTTGCTATTGGAGCTTATTTTGAAAAAGTAGGTGACACACTCAAACTGAAGATTGCACTCACCAAAAAACGCAGAAAATGGTTCGTCGGAATTTGGGATTACCCCATAGACTTATCTCAAAAAATTTCAACTGCGTGA
- a CDS encoding DoxX family protein, with translation MKNLNTIGYNKTLLDWALLAIRIFVGLGMLTHGFPKLMQLLGGSHDFINFFGIGSKTSLVLAVLAEVLCSLFLILGLFTRFVSIPLIITMLVAVFIVHGNDPFAKQEMALLYLFHYILIFVAGPGSISIDRMINRK, from the coding sequence ATGAAAAATTTGAATACTATTGGTTATAATAAAACCTTGTTAGATTGGGCGTTATTAGCCATTAGAATTTTTGTAGGATTAGGAATGCTCACTCATGGATTTCCGAAACTCATGCAACTTCTCGGAGGAAGTCATGATTTTATTAATTTCTTCGGAATCGGCAGCAAAACATCCCTCGTTTTAGCAGTTCTTGCAGAAGTTCTTTGTTCACTTTTCTTAATTTTAGGACTTTTTACCAGATTCGTTTCTATTCCTCTCATTATCACGATGTTAGTAGCTGTTTTCATCGTTCATGGAAACGATCCTTTTGCCAAACAAGAAATGGCATTGCTCTATTTATTCCACTACATTTTAATATTTGTAGCCGGTCCCGGAAGTATTTCCATCGACAGAATGATCAATCGAAAATAA